Genomic window (Magnolia sinica isolate HGM2019 chromosome 10, MsV1, whole genome shotgun sequence):
aagtgttaaacttgagtgcttatgaaattagcaccaatcgctttaaatatgatctgcaagaccaaaaacgtgcagaatcattgacgctatattaccctgaaatctaaaacccatctcaaaactcagttactctcgggagcacaccgaaactccgtatcggacctggaccgcatgtcgaaggtccgattaccccaaaactatacggatatgatcgcattactggacttgacaaccccctcggaaatcaagtcttaattgtgtttagaactacacaacttgaactcggagcgaagagtgtgagaaacgtgaaaatatttagaaataaaaatccgaatttaagtaatctgagtcatgtcgcttgcgggctaaatataaggattcggaccgtcagaatttgacccaaatacactctcggatcaggagaaatgtcccacacatgtcgatgtacttgtggccctgatcgagtgaccatgaccgttgaactgaaactagtccgccacggctgatctgtaaatccgatcggaatgaaaactcagcctaacctagatccatggtcagagagcttaagtccgaccgcacgtggaaaaggggccaccagaagtgctccgttggaccggaacggttcgtatttggatataacctaagtataccttggccctggggtcattcccgtcaaacctgggcctatataaggaccttaaaccctctccctctcaccccatacgaatttgataaaaccttaggagagagagaagagaaaagagaagggaaaagagagaaagtgagagtgagagttggagattctttctGTGATTCGAttccgctactccacgcacttaaccaccactcctgtgtcgctatacgggcgataccaatcccgttcttaggtaagaaaacctaaccctaatctgttttaaggtttcagatagtgtaagttatgaaatagctaacctaatttatgttataagttgtcaatctgctgtagacaaagacttagctttaaaactgagttcgttacaagtctaccggcgaaaggtgtggactataaacgaaaggttatggttttcaaggctttcaatgtcagttaatggtttattactgatgtgggtgcaatttcacatgctaaatgcgatatTTGTATCatgtttctgatttatatgaactatattgagtttagtgtattccacgtatatgtagaaagtatcgtatacgtgtgaaatttgaacgtgtgtttgtcatgattaattgtcatgtgtttgtgctagttgtatgtgtaacaactccttggcgaaaggatttgccttaagtcgtgctatcaccaacatacgtcatgtatgttggaatttagtctaagtgtttgtagaaatgtctaaatgaacaagtgtgtaataagttgtactttatatgggcgttgagaagagattctcaactattttaacgatgtgtatgatttcctccatgtaacttacatcctttgtctgttttacttagacactgcttatgtgtgaattcatgtttaagttgaaatccatcaaatactcacatgcttgtataattggaattgttgatccattactgttctgattagctgatatgattatctattatcattgaatgtgtttgggactatggaatagtccaggcaattggtaataggttctgatttagtggctgatgttgtttcgccacatatgacgtgatcgatgaatccgagccgtacttgggatgtcggcagtggttaggccacacggagtgcttacgcacttcatgtcgatcaactcaacgtgcgctcgtactaatcgagctcttcaagtaacccgattgacccgatgtatgttcacatatatggatgctactgcttgaatctaaggtaccaaactcaccagtgaaaatccctttataccttggtacctcgatccgctaagactcatgagccgggcatggtggtatgggacaccgtggtcgagctgtcggcctacgctggggtgacgagcctccccatagtgaccagtgagcaacccagactcgtgagctgaatacggtggtatgggacactgtattcgagctgtcggcctacactaataaggtgacaagccctttgtagtgacctcgagcgtacactaagactgcgtagaggtgacgagcccttacgtagcaacaagagtacattaggcctgcattgataaggtgatgagccctttgcagcgacctagaaccgtatcatcgtatgagatttaacgaccctagaatggatcattgtttgggaattaatataagggaggtaccttagcttcccaatcctgctgtatgaaagggactaataataaactcggtaatcatgctcatttcatcgtactgcatgtgccccgggttgaaaaacacagagggaagaaagtatgtcacgaccgtaagatggtgtcgcacgagagagtataggtgagggcatgcatcatgcttacatttcatccttgcattaataagagtatctatgAATGTCTGAtgtgtctgctttatcattactgcttgactgaattgagaatatgttaacctttgctttattgttccactgatttaatcactcactcttacgttctgggacggtgttccgaacacccaccagactgtcttagttgcagatgatgatgcgactcaggacatggagcccgattactatgacgatcaggatgagttctcatatatgcagttctccggtggtttcgcttaggccatccggatcgacggggctacaaggtttattattgtagttgaactattttgaactattacatgtatatggtgactcagtgatatattcatactctggaggccaATCGTGATCCTTTTGACTCATACACGTCTacatacatttttcagtcttccgcttgcgttatatgaattgatctggagtatgaattattgttttggtataatctcactcatgattaatgcactaacacagacaacatttaatcatcattaaatatgttggataagtgatgcgttagaactcgtgGGTTGGACTTTTActtgacccctgattttcagggcgttacacagatATGCAAAgatgcgcaggtgagcatgcatatatatatatagcaaaatAGATAAACAAGAATTCATCTATATGACTATCTACAGTATGTGCAACTGTGTAATGAGTTCTTGGCCATTGGATCATATTCCAAGGCTACCCATAGCTCTAGGGGGCAGATATAGCTCCACCTGAGAAGATGCCTCCCATGACTTTTGCTCTAGTTGTTCCACAAAACTTATTGGATGGTTTCCCCACTTCGGAAATGCTAATCTTCTAAATTCTCCCTCAGTTTTACAAGGTTGTGGAGTTGGCAAATGAGCTGAGATTCCATATAGCATTTTCCACGGCTGATTGTGCATACTCACTTGGGTTTTCCATTCTCTTTTCAGTAAGTTCTATATTCAAGTTGATATTGGTAGACTTCCTGTTCCATGGCCGGATGGGTTCTACAggccttagaaatttttttaCTCAATCAGCCCATCAGACCAATGAGGAACCATGTCCCAAAACATTGTGCCTGATGGAAGATCCCAGGCACCAACCTTGGGCCTTTTCAGTTGAACATGAACCTTTACTATATTCCTCTTCTCGACCTTCACAAGATTTCTAGTAGAGCTGTACAAGAGTTGAGTTAGCTTGGTCAgcttgctcaactcgactcgccttggcttgaaattggattcagaTCGAATCGAGCTGGTTTTTAGAGCTTGacaagttcaagcttgcccgagctctactcaactcggattgaacctcaaTTCGAATCAAATCAcctcagtgactcggttattttgatattgatgctgctcaaCTCAATTCGGATTGAACCTCAATTCGAATCAAATCAactcagtgactcggttattttgatattgatgctgctcgctaagtatttgatgaaatgactcaacaaagtgtgaccacccttgtattttgattttgatgttgctcacgtagtgtttgatgaaatacctgtaaagtgttgttactgttttgcattttgtgaaaaattgaagatgcattttatgtgtttgagaaaatgtcgcacaaaCTTGGAATCATCTCGAATAGGCACGAGCTGCTgattgaaccgagccgagctatccagacaggctcgaggaccaagccgagttcGGGATGGGGTAGCTActagccgagctgtgccaagctcaacttggttcaactcgtgtacagctctaatttttagggaatggtccatccatgatggggcccaagaGACCAAAGTAGACTGCCTGAAAACCAGAGAACAGTGTGTGAATCCTTGGTTTGAGGATCATGCCAGTCCTCTTCACAAGAAGCTCCAAAACATCAACAACGAGAACAAATTGGATTTTAATCAATCAATGATGAATTCACATGAGGTAATCTAACCTCCTGAATTGGATACGTCACAATATTCAATGATCCAACAAttaatcaggtgggtcacaccacagatTGCCCACAATAGGAATATCTCACTGATCAGACAATCTTAACCAGCCAATATGTGACTATAACTAGTAAAAGACAATCATCAGCAACTGGTCAGTTTCAGACAGGTAAAGCTCAGGTAATTGgagggttaggattgttcaatccaTAAACTTGTGGAAGTCGACTGATCATGGTCGGACCTGTCGGACCCGCCTGATGAACCATCTGGTGCACTTCACACCAATTAGGcatcatttggatgcctgtaaatggggctaACGGTAAATGATTTATAGGTAAATGGTTTACAGTCTGTTTAGATGCTGAAAAatgcttgtaaatgatttacaggcagtAAATTATTTACAGCTTGCAGGCCCCTATTTGATTTACAGTCAAAAAGCTGTGATTCACTTGCAGTGGCctctccatttacagcctaaCAGCCATTAATAGAAAGATTagctctccatttacaggactagaacaatttacaggctatctAAACATAGAAAATCATTTACCAGTAAATCATTTACGGTTTAACATCCAAACAGGACAGGCTGTATCATTTACCACTTAAAACTATTTACAGGCATCCAACGACCCTTTAGATTTCTCCTGCACATCATCtatcatcaacaacaacaacaaaaacaattCAAGCAATTGTTAGAGCAGCATTTATTTCCAGTGCAACAAAAATAATTTGGCATTTTTTGGGATTTCTACTCTTTGTAGAatttcctaaaatcatgaaacaaTACCAGTGTGGATATTCTGTTAAACACCTCTTTCTTTCCAATACAACACAAGAGAGGCCAGATTCGTGATCTCTTTGGAAATTTGAGTGAAATTCCAAAATAACAGATACCACTTTCTTTCCAATACAACCCAAAGAGACCCGATTCGTGATCTTTTTGGAAATTtgagtagaaattccaaaatacTAAGTAACTCTATCTTTCCGATACAATACAAGTGAGAGACCCAAtaaaccttttttcttttttctttttttaatccgaGTAGAAATACCAGATACCTCTTTCTTTCCAATACAACCCAAAGAGACCCGATTCGTGATCTTTTTGGAAATTtgagtagaaattccaaaatacTAAATAACTTATCTTTCCAATACAATAAAAGTGAGAGACCCAAtaaaccttttttcttttttctttttttaatccgaGTAAGAGTAGAAATACCAAAAAAAACATTATTCTCTGCTACTGAAATAGCCATTAGCAAAAGCACCCTAAGCCATCAAAGGAGGCAGAAATGCCAAGTCAGAATCAAAATTCAGATTTACCATCATCGCAACAATTGTAATAACCTATTACACAACACAAAAGAAACAGTCATCTCCGAACATGTAACTCTACCGCCTGTTAAAGGAAGTGTTAGTTCTCAAAAAGCCTCCACCAATATCATTGAAGAGGTTGTTCAACATTGTGGCTTAGCACGAGTGTCTGGATTTTCCTTGGACTCGATCACCATCATGAACACATAGCCGAGTACCCATAGAAGTATGTATTGAAATGGGACCCAACACAAGCATGCAACAAGACTCAGAATGCTTCCTACATATTGTGGGTCCTTAATGTATCCAAAAGGAAATTCGTATACCCAAGGAATATTCTTTCCAAAGCGTATGCCGTAGTAAGTGCCCAACTCCCCGAGTAACTGATACACCCTGGAATTTCAATTACATTAGTATCAGGGCATGTGAAAAGCTGATACATGAAACATAACAACTCAAAATAACTTGAAAAATAGACATGTCAGACCAtagttaaatccatgctttaacattTAAAACTCCATGTATCTCAGAATTCAGAA
Coding sequences:
- the LOC131217006 gene encoding phosphatidyl-N-methylethanolamine N-methyltransferase; its protein translation is MNVVVCIVLLLPFPFYYCLWNYPQSWVDLCGKDTDPCHRMAQISHIIKILQILALFSVAHLSWPPWYFWVLFTFGQYLNFKVYQLLGELGTYYGIRFGKNIPWVYEFPFGYIKDPQYVGSILSLVACLCWVPFQYILLWVLGYVFMMVIESKENPDTRAKPQC